One region of Eupeodes corollae chromosome 1, idEupCoro1.1, whole genome shotgun sequence genomic DNA includes:
- the LOC129949842 gene encoding uncharacterized protein LOC129949842: MPRRRRSQLSKNSSQARLVKVRRIGESSSENADRLEIMRVYASQSRARELSVERSIPLAEQNARYERQSSAERSQRLEENRARNSRTRARESSTERSQRLLTQRDRQRSLRARTRNRILAHSNRSAFSYDPQIEYAHQNSIQIGAMNKMCPICFAKKWAEEAKGMCCASGKVVLPNIDEPPEPIKSLLTNNHILSAHFLNNVRRYNSLFQMTSFRAKEIKEGHFMPTFKVEGQVYHLIGSLLPPSGQIPQFLQIYFISDADQLSLRSNTAPMLKLNLINELQTMLNSHNVYIRSFKHSIELNTPDSLKLIIYSDRTPHTEHRGRYNAPSINEVAVRLVDEDKGPTDIVLHGRDGQLKRVSELHRAYDPLQYPLMFASGDDGYYLTIPQQNSSRNKTVSCMQYYAYRLMIRANCFNALHYYKDLFNQYCVDMMPKMISERLNFVYRNQKKLRADDYIHLRDALNQDARVIAANIGQHVILPSSFTGSPRYLHEKTQDAMTYVRNYGRPDLFITFTCNPDWQEIKQELFPGQRSFDRHDIIARVFHLKMKKMIKILTKDAIFGPVKCYMLTVEWQKRGLPHCHMLLWLNSKVQPDEIDKIIVAELPNKDEDPVLFEIVTKNMVHGPCGQENLTSPCMKNGICTKKYPRRFVTETQTGEDGYPVYRRRDIDNGGQIAALNVRGRTVNIDNRWIVPYSPILCRSFNAHINVEYCHSVQAIKYICKYINKGSDQATFSVRNAHDEVENYLNGRYISTSEAVWRILEFPIHDRHPTVVHLAVHLENGQRVYFSAENMQNIAQNPPKTTLTAFFDLCHSDGFAKTLLYHEVPHYYTWANNKFSRRKRGQEVVGHPGIKKDAALGRVYSVHPSQSECFYLRILLHHVRGPTSFQDLKTVDGVVKETYQAACRERGLLEDDNQWETTLREASISQCPLRLRELFVVILLFCFPSEPLKLWDTFKDDLCEDIRHIAQEQGSDYDVYNKGLIQIENKLLELNDKSLRDFGLPSPNRSQNVVDAIPCRIYDVNELSEFVNSNVPKLVADQKIAYDAIIESVENNSGQLFFLDAPGGTGKTFLANLVLSKVRLSGRKALAVASSGIAATLLYDGKTAHSTFKLPLTVSLDQQSVCSIRKNGPLGKLLQDTSLIIWDECTMSHRAHVEAVDRTLKDIRNSCNMMGGVTFVFAGDFRQTLPVVTKGTRADVIKACLKSSPLWLSIKTLNLRTNMRAHLCNNRGGNFSENILKLGDGKFTTPIANSSQVLLDIGLAQTVHSLEILIDKIYPDINNLTTALSSEGLSGKAAGTAVAAAIGVNNIGTRV, translated from the exons ATGCCTAGAAGAAGAAGGTCGCAGCTATCTAAGAATAGTTCCCAAGCGAGATTAGTAAAAGTTCGTCGTATTGGAGAGTCTTCTTCTGAAAATGCAGATCGTCTGGAAATTATGAGAGTGTACGCTTCCCAATCGCGAGCCAGAGAATTAAGCGTCGAACGTTCAATTCCTCTTGCAGAACAAAATGCAAGATACGAACGACAGTCAAGTGCTGAGCGCTCTCAGCGACTTGAAGAAAATAGAGCTAGGAACTCGCGAACGCGTGCACGGGAATCTAGCACTGAACGCTCGCAGCGGCTTTTGACACAGCGAGATAGACAACGGTCGTTAAGAGCTAGGACGCGCAATAGAATTTTAGCTCATAGTAATAGGTCGGCATTTAGTTACGATCCTCAAATTGAATATGCTCATCAAAACAGCATCCAAATCGGAGCAATGAATAAGATGTGTCCGATATGTTTCGCTAAAAAATGGGCTGAGGAAGCGAAAGGTATGTGCTGTGCATCTGGAAAGGTTGTTCTCCCTAACATTGATGAGCCACCAGAACCAATTAAAAGTCTTTTGACAAATAATCATATACTATCCGCGCATTTTTTGAATAACGTACGTAGATACAATAGCCTTTTTCAAATGACTTCCTTTAGGGCAAAAGAAATTAAGGAGGGTCATTTTATGCCTACCTTTAAGGTGGAAGGACAAGTTTATCATCTCATAGGTAGCCTTTTACCGCCATCAGGACAAATTCCCcaatttttgcagatatattttatttccgaTGCTGATCAACTATCATTGCGATCAAACACGGCTCCCATGCTAAAACTAAATTTGATAAACGAATTGCAGACCATGTTGAATAGCCACAATGTTTACATACGAAGTTTTAAACATAGTATTGAACTCAATACCCCCGACAGTTTGAAATTGATCATTTACTCTGATCGCACACCCCATACAGAACACAGAGGAAGATATAACGCCCCTTCAATAAATGAAGTGGCCGTTCGCTTGGTCGATGAAGACAAAGGACCCACGGATATAGTACTGCACGGTAGAGACGGACAACTAAAACGAGTGTCGGAATTACATCGAGCATATGATCCGCTACAATATCCGTTGATGTTTGCATCAGGAGACGATGGATATTATTTAACTATTCCTCAGCAGAATTCCTCAAGAAATAAGACTGTGTCATGTATGCAATATTATGCATACCGTTTAATGATTAGGGCCAACTGTTTTAATGCACTCCATTATTACAAAGATTTGTTTAATCAATATTGTGTGGATATGATGCCGAAGATGATTTCCGAaaggttaaattttgtttaccgAAACCAAAAAAAGCTTAGAGCGGATGACTATATTCATTTAAGGGATGCTTTAAACCAAGACGCAAGGGTAATTGCAGCTAATATCGGACAGCATGTCATCTTGCCGTCATCATTTACTGGGTCTCCAAGGTATCTCCACGAAAAGACACAAGATGCAATGACATACGTGCGCAATTATGGAAGGCCAGATCTTTTCATAACTTTCACCTGTAATCCAGATTGGCAAGAAATAAAACAGGAACTTTTTCCCGGTCAACGGTCTTTCGACCGGCATGACATCATAGCTCGAGTGTTTcacttaaaaatgaagaaaatgataaaaatattaacaaaagacgCGATTTTTGGGCCGGTTAAATGTTATATGCTTACTGTTGAGTGGCAAAAAAGAGGATTGCCGCATTGTCATATGTTGCTTTGGTTGAACTCAAAAGTACAACCCgatgaaattgataaaataatagTTGCCGAACTACCTAATAAAGACGAAGACCCAGTATTATTTGAGATAGTCACAAAGAATATGGTACATGGACCATGTGGACAAGAAAATTTGACTTCTCCGTGCATGAAAAATGggatatgtacaaaaaaatatccacGACGTTTCGTGACTGAAACCCAGACCGGTGAGGATGGGTATCCCGTTTATCGACGACGCGATATCGACAACGGAGGGCAGATTGCTGCATTGAATGTCCGAGGGCGTACGGTTAATATAGACAACAGATGGATCGTTCCATATTCCCCAATACTATGTCGATCTTTTAATGCTCATATTAATGTTGAATATTGTCATTCCGTACAAGCcataaaatacatatgtaaatacattAACAAAGGATCGGATCAAGCAACTTTCAGTGTCAGAAATGCTCACGATgaagttgaaaattatttgaacgGCCGGTACATAAGTACATCTGAAGCAGTGTGGAGGATATTAGAGTTTCCTATACATGACAGACACCCTACCGTAGTACACCTAGCAGTACACCTAGAGAATGGACAACGAGTGTACTTCTCAGCggaaaatatgcaaaatatagcGCAAAATCCACCAAAAACGACACTTACGGCGTTTTTTGACCTATGCCACAGTGATGGTTTTGCTAAAACACTACTCTATCACGAAGTTCCTCATTATTATACATGGGCTAACAATAAATTTTCTAGAAGGAAACGTGGCCAAGAAGTAGTTGGACATCCCGGTATAAAAAAAGATGCGGCACTGGGAAGAGTATACAGCGTTCATCCTTCCCAGTCAGAGTGTTTTTATCTCAGGATACTGCTTCATCATGTACGTGGCCCAACATCGTTCCAAGATTTAAAAACCGTTGACGGAGTTGTTAAAGAAACTTACCAAGCCGCTTGCCGAGAAAGGGGTTTGCTAGAAGATGATAACCAATGGGAAACTACTTTGAGAGAAGCTTCGATTTCTCAATGTCCGTTAAGGCTGAGAGAGTTGTTTGtggtaatattattattttgttttccctCGGAACCTCTCAAATTATGGGACACGTTTAAAGATGATTTGTGTGAAGACATCAGACATATAGCCCAAGAACAAGGTTCCGATTATGATGTATATAACAAAGGTTTGATACAAatcgaaaacaaacttttagaaTTAAATGACAAAAGTTTAAGAGACTTTGGATTACCTTCTCCGAATCGCTCACAAAATGTAGTTGATGCCATACCGTGCCGTATATATGATGTTAACGAGTTgtcagaatttgtcaattcaaatGTACCCAAGTTAGTGGCAGATCAAAAAATAGCGTACGATGCTATAATTGAAAGTGTGGAAAATAACAGtggtcaacttttttttttggacgcGCCCGGTGGCACGGGTAAAACCTTTCTTGCCAATTTAGTATTGTCAAAAGTACGATTATCCGGAAGAAAAGCACTGGCTGTGGCATCGTCAGGAATTGCTGCAACCCTATTATATGATGGGAAAACGGCTCACTCTACGTTTAAATTACCGTTGACTGTTTCTTTAGATCAACAGTCTGTATGTTCAATCCGTAAAAATGGTCCACTGGGAAAGCTCTTACAGGACACGTCGCTGATTATTTGGGATGAGTGCACCATGAGCCATAGAGCTCATGTAGAAGCAGTGGACCGCACATTAAAAGATATAAGAAACTCATGCAATATGATGGGTGGCGTAACTTTTGTTTTCGCTGGAGACTTTCGCCAAACTCTACCAGTTGTAACAAAAGGTACACGTGCCGACGTTATTAAAGCATGCCTTAAATCATCACCTTTGTGGCTATCAATTAAAACTCTTAATTTGCGCACGAATATGAGAGCACATTTATGCAATAACCGCGGTGgtaatttctcagaaaatatacttaaattagGAGACGGAAAATTTACTACTCCAATTGCAAACAGCTCCCAAGTACTTTTGGATATTGGATTGGCCCAAACTGTTCACAGTCTAGAAATTCTTATAGACAAAATCTATCCCGACATCAACAATCTTACA ACAGCATTATCATCGGAAGGCTTGAGTGGGAAGGCGGCCGGAACGGCAGTGGCGGCAGCAATCGGCGTCAACAACATAGGCACCCGTGTGTGA